From a region of the uncultured Desulfatiglans sp. genome:
- a CDS encoding hypothetical protein (Evidence 5 : Unknown function) codes for MIRQVQGQVQHFLKKSDLSPADLKRLTLWQYIIRYRVVTRLLVRLVQAGKLRFDR; via the coding sequence ATGATACGACAGGTGCAAGGCCAAGTCCAACATTTTTTGAAAAAATCAGACTTGAGCCCGGCTGACCTCAAGCGATTAACCTTGTGGCAATATATTATTAGATATCGAGTAGTTACAAGATTATTGGTGCGCTTGGTTCAGGCTGGAAAGCTTAGATTTGATAGGTGA
- a CDS encoding GTP pyrophosphokinase / guanosine-3',5'-bis(Diphosphate) 3'-pyrophosphohydrolase, which translates to MGRDTLGLADDSLFIEKVKHTFQAADADLLTRAHAYTQEKLCDGNSAGYKAANLLFDQDADAITIAGALLAPLIWQNLTDIGHVREFFGPEVATALEDLRDSFFIPIDDQPRESENIHALLTSIDGIPRKAVLYITFRLLALECATDACETTAQQMAQETLDLLVPIANRLSLGDLRRRLEDACFHVLDPQDYEKLREKVSPIQLEDDKCLEILLAGVKRLLANSGIQGRVQGRTKSLHGIRRKMARTGKTLEEIMDRVGLRVIVTSVPECYTVLGLLHAHFKPIPGTFDDYIGLPKDNGYQSLHTCVYPVREISHKPIEFQVRTELMHLEAEHGTAAHWRYKNEAAAAERNNHRTQWMEGLVRQLRESANSEAFIERLHRQVFRDHLVVFGNGGRIVRLAEKATVRDYLKIINAHVPQDATVKVNGRDVALDFALRDGDSIAVPADGPAVGSRFAEVTAKKALSAAGALRPFEALAGDRESSANAVAPDP; encoded by the coding sequence ATGGGACGAGATACTCTGGGATTGGCTGATGACAGCCTATTTATTGAAAAAGTAAAGCATACCTTCCAGGCGGCCGACGCCGACCTGCTGACCCGCGCACACGCTTATACGCAGGAAAAATTATGCGACGGAAATTCAGCAGGTTATAAGGCTGCCAACCTGCTTTTTGACCAGGACGCCGACGCGATCACCATCGCCGGCGCGCTCTTGGCTCCCCTTATTTGGCAAAACCTGACCGATATCGGCCATGTCAGGGAATTCTTCGGTCCGGAAGTCGCCACCGCGCTTGAAGACCTGCGGGACTCCTTTTTTATACCAATAGACGACCAGCCACGTGAAAGTGAAAACATTCATGCGTTGTTGACGTCTATTGACGGTATTCCCCGAAAGGCCGTTCTTTACATTACATTTCGCCTATTGGCTTTGGAATGTGCGACCGACGCATGCGAAACGACCGCCCAGCAGATGGCCCAGGAGACCCTCGACCTGCTGGTGCCCATAGCCAATCGCTTGAGTCTTGGGGATTTGCGGCGTCGGTTGGAGGACGCCTGCTTTCACGTTCTGGACCCGCAAGACTATGAAAAGCTGCGCGAAAAAGTCTCCCCCATCCAGTTGGAAGACGACAAGTGCCTTGAGATCCTTCTGGCTGGCGTCAAACGGTTGCTGGCAAACAGCGGCATCCAGGGACGAGTCCAGGGCCGCACCAAGAGCCTGCACGGTATTCGTCGTAAAATGGCGCGCACGGGCAAGACCCTGGAAGAGATCATGGACCGGGTCGGGCTGCGGGTCATCGTGACATCGGTTCCGGAATGCTACACCGTGCTGGGGCTGTTGCACGCCCATTTCAAGCCGATTCCCGGCACCTTCGACGATTACATCGGTCTTCCCAAGGACAATGGCTATCAGTCCCTGCACACCTGCGTCTATCCGGTACGCGAAATCTCCCACAAACCCATCGAGTTTCAGGTGCGCACTGAGCTGATGCACCTGGAGGCAGAGCACGGCACTGCGGCACATTGGCGTTATAAAAACGAGGCCGCGGCTGCTGAGCGCAACAACCATCGCACGCAATGGATGGAAGGCCTTGTCCGCCAGCTTCGGGAATCAGCCAACAGCGAGGCGTTTATCGAGCGGCTGCATCGGCAGGTTTTTCGGGACCACCTGGTGGTTTTTGGAAACGGCGGCCGAATTGTTCGCCTGGCGGAAAAAGCCACGGTGCGCGATTACCTGAAAATCATCAATGCCCATGTCCCCCAGGATGCAACGGTGAAAGTAAACGGCCGTGACGTCGCCTTGGATTTCGCGCTTAGGGACGGAGATTCCATAGCGGTTCCGGCAGATGGACCAGCGGTCGGTTCTCGCTTTGCCGAGGTCACGGCCAAAAAGGCCCTTTCAGCTGCGGGAGCATTGCGTCCGTTTGAAGCGCTGGCCGGCGACCGGGAATCGTCGGCCAACGCCGTGGCCCCGGACCCGTGA
- a CDS encoding Type I restriction-modification system, restriction subunit R gives MPTTDTSEKGLETLIIESLTGKSHPEESEPSQVRDPQAGYGGAGYVEGAAADYDSDHAVDPVKLMAFLEKTQPKVVETLQIGQEGVKRQQFLHRLQGEVAKRGIIDILRKGVRHGPASVNLFYGTPTPGNRKAAERFAANIFSVTRQLHYSKDTPQLALDLAVFINGLPLASFELKNRLTKQTVEDAVNQYKHDRDPKELLFQFGRCVVHFAVDDHEVRMCTHLKGKGSWFLPFNKGFNDGAGNPPNPDGLETEYLWKEVLSKTVLTDIIENYAGIVEETDERGRKRRKQIFPRFHQLDVVRRLLADAASNGAGKRYLIQHSAGSGKSNSITWLAHQLVELKRDGRPVFNSIVVVTDRRVLDKQIRDNIKRFAQVSAVIGAAQRAGDLRKFLQSGKKIIISTVQKFPFILDEIGDEHRGRKFAIIIDEAHSSQGGRTAAQMNVALAEQGGPDEEDTTEDEINRLMESRKMLANASYFAFTATPKNKTLELFGDPWPEGDKVKHRPFHSYTMKQAIEEGFILDVIKHYTPVGSYYRLMKTVPDDPEFDTKRARKKLRRYVESHDHAIRQKAEIMVDHFHEQVIGHNKIRGQARAMVVTGGIERAVQYFSAFEAYLKERKSPYRAIVAFSGEHEYGGRKVSEASLNDFPSAKIPEQFRKAPYRFLIAAEKFQTGFDEPLLHTMYVDKHLAGIKAVQTLSRLNRAHPGKHDTFVLDFMNDADTIQAAFTQYYRTTILSEETDPDKLHDLKADLDSYQLYTGSDVEQLVERYINGADRDTLDPILDGAVANYLTDLDEDGQVDFKGKAKAFVRTYNFLAAILPYTSADWEKLSIFLNFLIPKLPAPKEEDLSKGILETIDMDSYRVEVKAKMALQLADEDAEIGPVPTSGGGRKPEAELDHLSNIIKTFNEQFGNIEWKDADKIGKVISEEIPEKVAADKAYQNAMRNSDKQNARIEHDKALQRVMMDLLSDHTELFKQFCDNPGFKKWLSDTVFGVTYQI, from the coding sequence ATGCCGACGACCGACACAAGCGAAAAAGGGCTGGAAACCCTGATCATCGAATCGCTTACCGGAAAAAGCCATCCGGAGGAAAGCGAACCCAGCCAGGTGCGGGACCCTCAGGCCGGATACGGCGGGGCCGGTTATGTGGAAGGGGCTGCGGCGGATTATGATTCCGACCATGCCGTGGACCCGGTCAAGCTGATGGCCTTTTTGGAAAAGACACAGCCCAAGGTCGTCGAGACGCTTCAAATTGGTCAGGAGGGCGTCAAGCGCCAGCAATTTCTTCACCGGCTTCAAGGGGAAGTGGCTAAACGGGGGATCATCGATATCCTGCGCAAGGGCGTTCGCCACGGTCCGGCGTCCGTGAATCTGTTTTACGGCACCCCTACCCCCGGCAACCGGAAAGCTGCCGAACGATTCGCCGCCAACATTTTCAGCGTTACCCGCCAGTTGCACTACAGCAAGGACACCCCCCAGCTCGCCCTTGACCTGGCGGTGTTCATCAACGGATTGCCGCTGGCCTCCTTTGAACTCAAGAACCGGCTGACCAAGCAGACGGTTGAAGATGCCGTCAACCAGTACAAACACGACCGGGACCCCAAGGAACTGCTGTTTCAATTCGGCCGCTGCGTCGTCCATTTTGCAGTGGATGATCACGAGGTACGCATGTGCACCCATCTCAAGGGCAAGGGCAGCTGGTTCCTGCCGTTCAACAAGGGGTTCAACGACGGGGCCGGTAATCCGCCCAATCCGGACGGACTGGAGACCGAGTATCTCTGGAAAGAGGTTCTGAGCAAAACTGTTCTGACGGATATTATCGAAAACTATGCGGGCATCGTGGAAGAGACCGACGAGAGGGGTCGCAAGCGCCGAAAACAGATCTTTCCCCGGTTCCACCAGCTTGATGTGGTCCGCCGTCTGTTGGCCGATGCTGCATCCAACGGTGCTGGCAAGCGTTATCTCATCCAACATTCGGCCGGTTCGGGCAAGAGCAATTCCATTACCTGGCTGGCCCATCAGCTGGTGGAATTGAAGCGGGACGGCCGCCCGGTATTCAATTCCATTGTGGTGGTGACCGACCGGCGGGTCCTGGACAAACAGATCCGGGACAACATCAAACGCTTTGCCCAGGTGTCGGCGGTGATCGGCGCGGCCCAGCGAGCCGGAGATCTCCGGAAGTTCCTGCAGTCCGGCAAGAAAATCATCATCTCCACGGTTCAAAAGTTCCCATTCATTTTGGATGAGATCGGGGACGAGCACCGGGGCCGCAAATTCGCCATCATCATCGATGAAGCCCATTCCAGCCAGGGAGGACGGACCGCCGCCCAGATGAACGTGGCTTTGGCCGAACAGGGCGGTCCCGATGAAGAGGACACCACCGAAGACGAAATCAACCGGCTGATGGAATCACGCAAGATGCTGGCAAACGCCAGTTATTTTGCGTTTACCGCCACGCCCAAAAACAAGACCCTTGAGTTGTTCGGAGATCCCTGGCCCGAAGGGGACAAGGTGAAGCACCGACCTTTTCACAGCTACACCATGAAACAGGCCATCGAAGAGGGCTTCATTCTCGATGTGATCAAGCATTACACCCCAGTGGGCAGCTATTACCGGCTGATGAAAACGGTGCCCGACGATCCGGAATTCGATACCAAAAGAGCGCGAAAGAAGCTCCGGCGATATGTTGAATCCCACGATCACGCCATCCGGCAAAAGGCCGAGATCATGGTGGACCATTTCCACGAGCAGGTCATCGGCCATAACAAGATTCGCGGGCAGGCCCGCGCCATGGTGGTCACAGGCGGCATCGAGCGGGCGGTCCAGTATTTCAGCGCCTTCGAAGCCTATCTGAAAGAGCGTAAAAGCCCCTACCGGGCCATCGTGGCGTTTTCGGGCGAGCATGAATACGGCGGCCGCAAGGTGAGCGAGGCATCGCTGAACGACTTTCCCAGCGCCAAAATCCCCGAACAGTTCCGCAAGGCCCCTTACCGTTTCCTGATTGCCGCCGAAAAGTTTCAGACCGGTTTCGATGAACCGTTGCTGCACACCATGTATGTCGACAAGCACCTGGCGGGCATCAAAGCGGTACAGACGCTTTCCAGGCTCAACCGCGCCCACCCCGGCAAGCACGACACTTTCGTGCTCGATTTCATGAATGACGCCGACACCATCCAGGCGGCTTTCACCCAGTATTACCGAACCACGATCCTGAGCGAGGAAACCGACCCCGACAAGCTGCACGACCTGAAAGCGGATCTGGACAGCTACCAGTTGTACACCGGCAGCGATGTGGAACAGCTGGTGGAGCGATACATCAACGGTGCGGACCGAGACACCCTGGACCCGATCCTAGACGGCGCTGTGGCGAACTACCTGACCGATCTGGATGAGGACGGCCAGGTGGATTTCAAGGGCAAGGCCAAGGCGTTTGTCCGTACCTACAATTTCCTGGCGGCCATTCTGCCGTATACGAGTGCTGATTGGGAAAAATTGTCCATCTTTCTGAACTTCCTGATTCCCAAGCTGCCCGCGCCCAAGGAGGAAGATCTGTCCAAGGGCATCCTGGAAACTATCGATATGGACAGCTATCGGGTGGAAGTCAAAGCCAAGATGGCGTTGCAGTTGGCCGACGAGGATGCGGAAATCGGGCCGGTTCCCACCAGCGGCGGCGGCCGCAAACCCGAGGCGGAGCTGGATCACTTGAGCAACATCATCAAGACGTTCAACGAACAGTTCGGCAATATCGAGTGGAAAGACGCCGACAAAATCGGCAAGGTCATCAGCGAGGAGATTCCCGAAAAGGTGGCCGCCGACAAAGCCTACCAGAACGCCATGCGCAACTCGGACAAGCAGAACGCCCGCATTGAACACGACAAGGCCCTGCAGCGGGTCATGATGGACCTGCTTTCCGACCACACCGAATTGTTCAAGCAATTCTGCGACAACCCCGGCTTCAAGAAGTGGCTTTCGGACACCGTCTTCGGGGTCACCTATCAAATCTAA
- the algC gene encoding Phosphomannomutase/phosphoglucomutase — protein MNPMIFREYDIRGVVDKDFNVDDAEKIGRGYATYVAEHGGRRCVVGRDCRMSSQAIRDALIKGITRGGVDVIDVGLCPTPLLYFANRHLGADGGVMVTASHNPPEYNGFKICLGTDTLFGGEIQKLKKIIESGEYASGEGSLDEFSILPVYCDYLADNIRLARPMRVAVDAGNGTGGLAAGPVLKRLNCKLFELFMEPDGTFPNHEPDPTVPRNLETLSRTVVDQGLELGIAFDGDADRLGVVDESGRIIYGDMLMVLFAREILKENPGGKFIGEVKCSQVMYDEIERNGGVPIMWKTGHSLIKKKLKDENALLAGEMSGHFFFKHRYFGFDDAIYAACRLMEILSKDNKPLSAYLSDLPKTCNTPEIRVDCPDDKKFELVEKVKQALSANYRTIDIDGVRVVFEDGWGLVRASNTSPVIVLRFEAGSESRLQEIRDLVEAQIDEAKSGLQ, from the coding sequence ATGAATCCTATGATTTTTAGAGAATATGACATCCGCGGCGTCGTGGACAAGGATTTCAATGTGGATGACGCGGAAAAAATCGGCCGCGGCTATGCAACCTATGTCGCGGAGCACGGCGGCAGACGTTGTGTGGTTGGCCGTGACTGTCGAATGAGTTCACAGGCGATTCGAGATGCCCTGATCAAGGGCATAACCAGGGGAGGTGTGGATGTGATCGATGTGGGACTTTGTCCCACGCCGCTTCTTTATTTTGCCAATCGGCACCTGGGAGCTGACGGCGGCGTCATGGTTACCGCCAGTCACAATCCGCCGGAATACAACGGATTCAAGATCTGTTTAGGAACCGACACCCTCTTCGGAGGCGAAATTCAGAAACTTAAAAAGATCATCGAATCCGGAGAATATGCCTCAGGCGAAGGATCGCTGGACGAATTCAGTATATTGCCCGTTTATTGCGACTACCTGGCCGACAACATTCGATTGGCGCGCCCCATGCGGGTGGCCGTGGACGCCGGCAACGGAACCGGCGGTTTGGCGGCCGGCCCTGTGTTGAAACGGCTGAATTGCAAGCTTTTCGAACTGTTCATGGAGCCGGATGGAACCTTTCCCAATCACGAGCCCGATCCCACGGTGCCAAGGAATTTGGAAACGTTATCCAGAACCGTGGTTGACCAAGGTTTGGAATTGGGTATCGCCTTTGACGGCGATGCCGACCGGCTTGGCGTGGTGGATGAAAGCGGGCGAATCATCTATGGCGACATGCTGATGGTCCTTTTCGCCCGTGAGATCCTCAAGGAAAATCCTGGCGGAAAGTTCATCGGGGAAGTGAAATGCTCCCAAGTCATGTACGACGAGATCGAACGCAACGGCGGCGTACCCATCATGTGGAAGACGGGGCATTCTCTCATCAAGAAGAAGTTAAAAGATGAAAATGCGCTTCTTGCCGGGGAGATGAGCGGGCACTTCTTTTTTAAGCACCGGTATTTCGGATTCGACGACGCCATCTACGCGGCTTGCCGCCTCATGGAGATTTTGTCCAAGGACAACAAACCCCTGTCCGCTTATCTTTCGGATCTGCCCAAAACCTGCAATACCCCCGAGATCCGCGTTGATTGCCCGGATGATAAAAAGTTCGAGCTCGTGGAGAAGGTAAAACAGGCGCTTTCCGCCAACTATCGGACAATCGATATCGATGGTGTGCGAGTGGTTTTCGAAGACGGGTGGGGGCTTGTCCGGGCGTCCAACACAAGTCCCGTTATCGTTCTTCGATTTGAAGCCGGGTCGGAGTCGCGATTGCAGGAGATTAGAGACCTGGTGGAGGCGCAGATCGATGAAGCGAAGTCCGGGTTGCAATAG
- a CDS encoding Glycosyltransferase encodes MSNKPIVMVSSYPPRLCGIATFCEEAREFIQKANPDREVLVISHTDGQGDGVFPIIDMTRRDWWRPVAKKIEKLDPYVVHFEHEYGLYEYQGPRGVGDDNDGFLDLLEAIGNIPNVVEPHTVHGRLRDAEADFIYKLTQRSHLVLFKCHYQKWRLDWTFHGREWPTPRNIMVVPHGARSDKRWGVHEIPALRREFGLDNIGLADHVVGMIGWIQSNKRWDILLSVWEEIHDEIKSHTGQQWDLLAAGAMRDPNHRQDYEDWKSDVKVLAGKGLAHYHEFVPRGDDYYKMMAICDFIVLPSTDETQSGTLARIIALNKPYITTAPMEGLTAQTLESEGGLLFTTKEMLRRKVVKLATDEGLRLELGENLKRYLDHVVCWEVVARQYNEAYKLARKAARTGQPAVLDLEF; translated from the coding sequence ATGTCCAATAAGCCCATTGTAATGGTCAGTTCCTATCCCCCGCGTTTATGCGGCATCGCCACCTTTTGCGAGGAAGCCAGGGAGTTCATTCAAAAGGCCAACCCGGATCGAGAGGTGCTGGTGATCAGCCACACCGACGGCCAAGGCGACGGCGTGTTTCCCATCATCGACATGACCCGGCGCGACTGGTGGCGTCCGGTGGCCAAAAAAATTGAGAAGCTGGACCCTTACGTGGTGCATTTTGAACACGAATACGGCCTCTACGAATATCAAGGCCCACGAGGGGTGGGTGACGACAACGACGGCTTTCTCGATCTGTTGGAAGCCATCGGCAATATCCCCAACGTGGTGGAACCCCATACCGTTCATGGGCGGCTGAGGGATGCCGAGGCGGATTTCATCTATAAACTGACCCAGCGCAGCCACCTGGTGCTGTTCAAGTGTCATTACCAGAAATGGCGGCTGGATTGGACCTTCCACGGCCGGGAGTGGCCGACGCCGCGCAATATCATGGTGGTGCCGCATGGAGCGAGGTCGGACAAGCGCTGGGGCGTGCACGAGATACCCGCGCTGCGCAGGGAATTCGGCCTGGACAATATCGGACTGGCCGACCACGTGGTGGGCATGATCGGCTGGATTCAGTCCAACAAGCGTTGGGACATTTTGCTTTCCGTGTGGGAGGAGATCCACGACGAAATCAAATCACACACCGGGCAGCAGTGGGACTTGCTGGCCGCCGGTGCCATGCGCGACCCCAATCATCGCCAGGATTACGAGGATTGGAAATCCGATGTCAAGGTGCTGGCCGGCAAGGGGCTGGCCCATTACCACGAGTTCGTCCCTCGCGGCGACGACTATTACAAGATGATGGCCATCTGCGATTTTATTGTGCTGCCCTCGACGGACGAGACCCAGTCCGGCACCCTGGCGCGCATCATCGCCTTGAACAAGCCCTACATCACCACTGCGCCGATGGAAGGGCTGACCGCCCAGACCCTGGAAAGCGAGGGCGGCTTGCTCTTCACCACCAAGGAGATGCTGCGCCGGAAGGTGGTCAAGCTGGCAACGGATGAGGGACTGCGCCTGGAATTGGGAGAAAACCTGAAACGCTACCTCGACCATGTGGTCTGCTGGGAAGTGGTGGCCCGGCAGTACAACGAGGCCTACAAGCTGGCGCGCAAGGCGGCCCGGACCGGCCAGCCTGCTGTTTTGGATTTGGAGTTTTAA
- a CDS encoding Mannosyltransferase: MIKSGNNPSYPHKIALIGNHLPRQCGIATFTTDLLAGLAEENPNGECWAVVMNDIPEGYRYPAQVRFEVNQRVLAEYRLAADFLNMNRVEVVCLQHEFGIFGGENGAHVMELLGNLRMPVVTTLHTVLQSPSAGQLAVAKRVAQLSDRLVVMSQRAREILREVYGVPEAKIVLIHHGIPDVPFVDPNYYKDQYGVEGRKVILTFGLLSPGKGIETMIEALPAVVARHPEVVYIVLGATHPHVKKEQGESYRLSLQRRARELGIGDHLIFHNRFVNLKELCEFLGAADIYATPYLNQEQIVSGTLAYALGSGKATIATPYWYAEEMLAEGRGRLVPFKDSAALAEQVNDLLDHEVERHAMRKRAYTFCREMIWKEVARQYLELFNKVKAERARSPRPVFRAKTMDMAPRELPQPKLDHIIRLSDNVGILQHAKYIVPDRYHGYCTDDNARALIAVLMAREMIPNSDAATNLACTYISFLHHAFNEETGRFRNFMGYDRRWLEQVGSEDGHGRAVWGLGEAVALAESADIRDAARAVFEKALPALTDFTFPRTWSFALGGIHAYLTRYSGDSEVRRVRETLADKLFEKYKQNATDEWPWIEDRLTYANGKIAQALILCGRYMDRGEMLQAGLRSLEWLMTVQTDPKGHFVPVGNNGWYPHGGTKARFDQQPIEALDMIEACREAYEATNDSKWVSHAQRCLEWFLGRNDLNAPLYNHKTGGCCDGLNTDGPNRNQGAESTLVCFLSMLHLNRMRSSQIAVETATEETVISQKEQAVHVQ; this comes from the coding sequence ATGATTAAATCGGGAAACAACCCTTCTTACCCACATAAAATTGCCTTGATCGGCAATCATTTGCCGCGCCAGTGCGGCATTGCCACGTTCACCACGGATTTGCTGGCGGGCCTGGCGGAAGAAAACCCGAACGGCGAGTGCTGGGCCGTGGTGATGAACGATATCCCCGAGGGGTATCGGTATCCGGCCCAGGTCCGCTTTGAGGTCAACCAGCGTGTTTTGGCCGAATACCGGCTGGCGGCGGATTTTTTGAACATGAACCGGGTGGAGGTGGTTTGTCTCCAACACGAATTCGGGATCTTCGGCGGCGAAAACGGTGCGCATGTGATGGAACTGCTCGGCAACCTGCGCATGCCGGTGGTCACCACCCTGCACACCGTGCTCCAGTCGCCATCGGCCGGCCAATTGGCCGTTGCCAAGCGCGTGGCTCAGCTTTCCGACCGCCTGGTGGTGATGAGCCAACGCGCGCGAGAGATCCTTCGTGAAGTGTACGGGGTGCCTGAAGCGAAAATCGTCCTCATTCACCACGGCATCCCCGACGTGCCCTTCGTGGACCCGAATTACTACAAAGATCAATACGGGGTCGAGGGACGCAAGGTCATCCTGACCTTCGGCCTGCTTTCTCCGGGCAAGGGCATCGAAACCATGATCGAAGCCTTGCCCGCCGTTGTAGCGCGCCATCCGGAGGTGGTTTACATCGTCCTGGGCGCAACCCATCCCCATGTGAAAAAGGAACAGGGCGAGTCCTACCGGCTGTCCCTGCAGCGCAGGGCCAGGGAACTGGGGATCGGCGACCATCTGATTTTTCACAACCGTTTCGTCAACCTCAAGGAGCTGTGTGAATTCCTGGGCGCGGCGGACATCTATGCGACCCCCTACCTAAACCAGGAGCAGATCGTTTCCGGAACCCTCGCCTATGCCCTGGGCAGCGGAAAGGCCACCATCGCCACCCCTTACTGGTACGCGGAAGAGATGCTGGCCGAGGGTCGCGGCCGGCTGGTGCCGTTCAAGGATTCAGCGGCCCTGGCCGAGCAGGTCAACGATCTACTAGACCACGAAGTGGAGCGCCATGCCATGCGCAAACGGGCTTACACCTTTTGCCGGGAGATGATCTGGAAAGAGGTGGCGCGCCAGTACCTGGAACTGTTCAATAAGGTGAAAGCGGAGCGGGCCCGTTCCCCCCGGCCGGTATTCCGCGCCAAGACCATGGATATGGCACCCCGTGAGCTGCCCCAGCCCAAGCTGGATCACATCATCCGCCTGTCGGACAACGTCGGTATCCTGCAGCACGCCAAGTACATCGTACCGGACCGCTACCACGGCTATTGCACAGACGACAACGCCCGGGCGCTGATCGCCGTGTTGATGGCCAGGGAAATGATCCCCAACAGCGACGCCGCCACCAACCTGGCTTGCACCTATATCAGTTTTTTACATCACGCGTTCAATGAAGAGACCGGCCGTTTTCGCAACTTCATGGGGTACGACCGGCGCTGGCTGGAACAGGTCGGGTCGGAAGACGGCCACGGCCGTGCGGTCTGGGGTTTGGGCGAGGCAGTGGCCCTGGCGGAATCGGCCGATATCCGGGACGCGGCCCGGGCGGTGTTTGAAAAGGCGCTGCCTGCCCTGACGGACTTCACTTTTCCCCGGACCTGGTCCTTTGCTTTAGGGGGCATTCACGCCTACTTGACCCGCTACAGCGGTGACAGCGAGGTCCGGCGCGTCCGGGAAACCCTGGCCGATAAACTTTTCGAAAAATACAAACAGAACGCCACCGACGAATGGCCGTGGATCGAGGACCGGCTCACGTACGCCAACGGCAAGATCGCGCAGGCCCTGATTCTCTGCGGCCGATATATGGACCGCGGCGAGATGCTCCAGGCGGGACTGCGAAGCCTGGAATGGCTCATGACGGTGCAGACTGACCCCAAGGGCCACTTTGTTCCGGTGGGCAATAACGGCTGGTACCCCCACGGGGGGACCAAAGCGCGGTTCGATCAGCAGCCTATTGAAGCGCTGGACATGATCGAGGCGTGCCGCGAGGCGTATGAAGCCACCAACGATTCGAAATGGGTCTCCCATGCCCAGCGCTGCCTGGAGTGGTTCCTGGGCCGCAACGATCTGAACGCGCCTTTGTACAACCACAAGACCGGGGGCTGCTGCGACGGACTCAACACGGACGGGCCCAACCGCAACCAGGGCGCGGAGTCGACCCTGGTTTGTTTTCTGTCCATGCTCCATCTCAACCGGATGCGCAGCAGCCAGATCGCCGTGGAAACCGCGACGGAGGAAACCGTTATTAGTCAAAAGGAGCAAGCGGTCCATGTCCAATAA
- a CDS encoding HTH domain-containing protein, XRE family, whose protein sequence is MWIKQYDFVILIKEVRVQLDLSQEDFAREIGVSYATVNRWENGQFMPSKMALRCVETYCDRMIELGRLLLPDDL, encoded by the coding sequence TTGTGGATCAAACAGTACGATTTCGTGATACTTATCAAGGAGGTCCGGGTCCAGCTCGACCTTAGCCAGGAGGATTTTGCTAGAGAGATCGGGGTGAGTTATGCCACCGTCAACCGGTGGGAGAACGGGCAGTTCATGCCATCCAAGATGGCATTGAGATGTGTCGAAACCTATTGCGACAGGATGATCGAACTGGGAAGGCTGCTGCTGCCCGATGACCTGTAA